The nucleotide sequence ATTTATTGGTATAAGTGGCAATTCCGCTTAAGTGTTGCAGAAAGTTGAGTATAATCCGTTCATAACTGAGAATTTCAATTGTCGAACCCTTGAGTTTAAGTATGGTTTCTCCTTTGGTTGCGAATTCTCCGTCTTTACGTAGGATTTGGAAAGAAACTGATGTATATTTCTGCAAAATATAATCTGCTACCATCATACCGCTTATAACCCCATCTGCCTTGGCTATTATATTACCTTCAGACATTTGCCCGGGATTGATGGTAAGATTGGAGGTAATATCACCTTCACCCAGATCTTCCTTGATGGCCAGTTCCACAATAGTTTTTAAATGGTCAGATATGCCGTTCATGTTCCATAGTTTAACCCGAAAGTATGTAAAAGGTAAAATAAAATGTTATAATTTAGGACCATCATACACTACCAAGGACTATTGATCAGAATGTTTTGAAAGGAGTAAGACATGAACGAAGAGATGAAAAAAGTAAAAGAACATTTTAAAAATGATCATTTTGCGACTTCTATTGGAGTCAAGATAATGGATTTGAACAAAGGGTACTGCAAGGCGAAAATGGAAATTGAACCACGCCATCTGAATAGCGTTGGCACCGTACAGGGAGGAGCCATGTTTACTCTGGCCGACCTGGCTTTTGCCGTAGCTTCCAACGCGCATGGCAACGTAGCCTTAGCCATCAGTACCAATATGTCATTTGTCAAAGCAGTTTCCAGCGGTACTCTCTATGCTGAGGCCAGAGAAGAATCCATTAATCCTAAAATTTCTACCTATCACGTAAAAGTAACCAATGAAAATGACGACTTGATAGCTATTTTCCAGGGTATGGCTTATAGAAAAAGGGATCTGATCAGCGATTTTTTCAAAAAATAATATTAGGTTATTTCACCGGAAACAATTTTATTAACTGTATATTTTTTAGACAATAACATTATTTCCCCCAGAGCTCTGAGCTCCGAGCAACCACGCTTGCGTGGTGATTGAGCATTATGCCGGCATAATTGGCAAACCTATTGCATTATTATAAGCAGAAACTAAAAAAAGCAGCGCTGCAAAAAAATTTTAAATAGAGAAAGGAAGGAGATGGTTTATATGTCACTAATTAAGTATCAGCCCTATACAGATCTGGACATTATGGATAGAGGTTTATCGAGGTTTTTTGAT is from Candidatus Margulisiibacteriota bacterium and encodes:
- a CDS encoding PaaI family thioesterase, producing the protein MNEEMKKVKEHFKNDHFATSIGVKIMDLNKGYCKAKMEIEPRHLNSVGTVQGGAMFTLADLAFAVASNAHGNVALAISTNMSFVKAVSSGTLYAEAREESINPKISTYHVKVTNENDDLIAIFQGMAYRKRDLISDFFKK